In one window of Aquamicrobium sp. DNA:
- the dhaL gene encoding dihydroxyacetone kinase subunit DhaL: MRIDTQLRRQLIEAMAATVEAHWQELTALDQAIGDGDHGAGMKRGFDALLADADTLSGQPLPAALVAAGRTLVMSMGGASGPLYGTFFMELGKALGDVSDDALDRAGLAAGFARAMAAVAARGKSQPGQKTLLDVLAPVSAALERGEDADGIARVAAEAAEATVPMQALRGRAAFLGERSIGHMDPGARSASLIIGAVCAGLKETSA, from the coding sequence ATGCGGATCGACACGCAATTGCGCCGCCAGCTCATCGAGGCCATGGCCGCCACGGTCGAGGCGCACTGGCAGGAGCTGACGGCCCTCGACCAGGCCATCGGCGACGGCGACCACGGCGCGGGGATGAAGCGCGGCTTCGACGCGCTGCTGGCCGATGCCGACACGCTCTCCGGGCAGCCGCTGCCGGCGGCGCTGGTGGCTGCCGGGCGAACGCTGGTGATGTCGATGGGCGGCGCGTCGGGGCCGCTCTACGGCACGTTCTTCATGGAGCTGGGCAAGGCGCTCGGCGACGTGTCCGATGATGCCCTTGACCGCGCCGGGCTCGCCGCCGGCTTCGCCCGCGCCATGGCGGCCGTCGCCGCGCGCGGCAAGTCGCAGCCGGGGCAGAAGACCCTGCTCGACGTGCTGGCCCCGGTGTCGGCGGCGCTGGAGCGCGGCGAGGACGCGGACGGCATCGCCCGCGTGGCGGCCGAGGCCGCCGAGGCGACGGTGCCAATGCAGGCGCTGCGCGGCCGCGCAGCCTTTCTCGGCGAGCGCTCGATCGGGCACATGGACCCCGGCGCGCGCTCGGCCTCGTTGATCATCGGCGCGGTCTGCGCCGGGCTGAAGGAAACATCCGCATGA
- the dhaM gene encoding dihydroxyacetone kinase phosphoryl donor subunit DhaM codes for MNAPKNVGIVIVSHSSKVAEGAADMVRQMVGDSVPLAFTGGDAAGGLGTSVENILGAIDRAWSEAGVAILVDLGGAETNSEMAVEMLPAERQGRAVICNAPIVEGAVIAATEASGGSSLEKVQAVAEELAAQ; via the coding sequence ATGAACGCTCCCAAGAATGTCGGCATCGTGATCGTCTCTCATTCGTCGAAGGTGGCCGAGGGCGCGGCCGACATGGTGCGCCAGATGGTGGGCGACAGCGTGCCGCTGGCCTTCACCGGCGGCGACGCCGCCGGCGGGCTGGGCACCAGCGTCGAGAATATCCTCGGCGCGATCGACCGCGCCTGGAGCGAGGCGGGCGTCGCCATTCTGGTCGATCTCGGCGGGGCGGAGACCAACAGCGAGATGGCCGTCGAGATGCTGCCGGCCGAGCGCCAGGGCCGCGCGGTGATCTGCAACGCGCCCATCGTCGAGGGCGCGGTGATCGCCGCGACCGAGGCGTCGGGCGGATCCTCGCTCGAGAAGGTTCAGGCCGTGGCCGAAGAGCTCGCGGCGCAGTAA
- a CDS encoding HPr family phosphocarrier protein, which yields MSQDHIVASAILTNEAGMHARPSVKLTQLAKSFPATIEVATDEAGPWVDAKSPVKLMRFRAPQGTRLWLRTSGEGAQRALDELLALVASNFDEETAAPDGGGHG from the coding sequence ATGTCGCAGGACCATATCGTCGCTTCCGCCATCCTGACCAACGAGGCCGGCATGCATGCCCGCCCGTCGGTCAAGCTGACGCAGCTGGCCAAATCCTTTCCCGCCACCATCGAGGTCGCGACCGACGAGGCCGGGCCCTGGGTCGACGCCAAGAGCCCCGTCAAGCTGATGCGCTTCCGCGCGCCGCAGGGCACGCGGCTGTGGCTGCGCACCTCGGGCGAGGGCGCCCAGCGCGCGCTGGACGAGCTGCTGGCGCTGGTGGCCAGCAATTTCGACGAGGAAACCGCGGCGCCGGACGGCGGCGGACATGGCTGA
- a CDS encoding putative PEP-binding protein, whose product MAERLFTGIAASAGLASGQVLRPARAAGREMAETRGGSGAEALWAAIVAAGNELAELLGRLDGDEAEIVAMQMAFLEDDELARPAFEAIAAGRPAAAAWAAAMDAEIAVYQASDDEYFRARAVDFQDMRDRVLAALTGSGGGPLVVPDDTILLATELRPSEFLAASWGKGAGIALTHGSPTSHVAMLARGRGLPMVVALDAEMLDLQGAALLDGAAGVLVSEPDEARLAAARDRLANEASGRAEAAAMAARPAVSRNGVRVAVQATIADPAELDRLDPAHFDGIGLVRTELFLDSPARLRDEEGQLAAYRRILAWAGGRPVTVRTLDAGGDKPIAGYTVAHEANPFLGMRGIRLSLRHPDIFRVQLRALARAAADGPLKVMLPMVTLPGELAEARAMFDSEIAALAAAGAAHGRPALGIMVEVPAVAITPERFDADFFSIGSNDLVQYTCAVSREEAAAARLGSAADPSVLALIARVAAHGRLSGREVGLCGDAGGDPLLVPALLAAGLRSLSVQPELAGAVKAAIAGLDLATDT is encoded by the coding sequence ATGGCTGAGAGGCTGTTCACCGGCATCGCGGCGTCCGCCGGGTTGGCCTCCGGGCAGGTGCTGCGCCCCGCGCGCGCCGCGGGGCGGGAAATGGCCGAGACGCGCGGCGGAAGCGGCGCCGAGGCGCTGTGGGCCGCCATCGTCGCGGCCGGCAACGAGCTGGCGGAACTTCTCGGCCGGCTCGACGGCGACGAGGCCGAGATCGTCGCGATGCAGATGGCGTTCCTTGAGGACGACGAGCTGGCGCGCCCGGCCTTCGAGGCGATCGCCGCCGGCCGGCCGGCGGCCGCGGCATGGGCCGCGGCGATGGATGCCGAGATCGCTGTCTACCAGGCATCGGACGACGAGTATTTTCGCGCGCGCGCGGTCGACTTTCAGGACATGCGCGACCGGGTGCTGGCCGCCCTGACGGGCAGCGGCGGCGGGCCGCTTGTCGTGCCCGACGACACGATCCTCCTCGCCACCGAGCTGCGCCCTTCCGAATTCCTCGCCGCCAGCTGGGGCAAGGGGGCCGGCATCGCGCTGACGCATGGCAGCCCGACCAGCCACGTCGCCATGCTGGCGCGCGGCCGGGGCCTGCCGATGGTCGTGGCGCTCGACGCCGAGATGCTCGACCTGCAAGGCGCGGCGCTTCTCGACGGCGCGGCGGGCGTGCTCGTCTCGGAGCCGGACGAGGCCCGTCTCGCCGCCGCCCGCGACCGGCTGGCGAACGAGGCCTCGGGGCGCGCGGAAGCCGCCGCCATGGCCGCGCGGCCGGCGGTCAGCCGCAACGGGGTGCGGGTGGCGGTGCAGGCGACGATCGCCGACCCTGCCGAGCTCGACCGGCTCGACCCCGCCCATTTCGACGGCATCGGCCTCGTGCGGACCGAGCTGTTCCTCGACAGCCCCGCGCGCCTGAGGGACGAGGAGGGCCAGCTCGCCGCCTATCGCCGCATCCTCGCCTGGGCCGGCGGCCGCCCGGTGACGGTGCGCACCCTCGACGCCGGGGGCGACAAGCCGATCGCCGGCTACACCGTCGCGCACGAGGCCAATCCGTTCCTCGGGATGCGTGGCATACGCCTCTCCCTGCGCCATCCCGACATATTCCGTGTCCAGCTGCGCGCGCTGGCCCGCGCCGCGGCCGACGGCCCGCTCAAGGTGATGCTGCCCATGGTGACGCTGCCCGGCGAGCTGGCCGAGGCGCGGGCCATGTTCGACAGCGAGATCGCGGCGCTCGCCGCCGCCGGCGCCGCGCACGGGCGTCCGGCGCTCGGCATCATGGTCGAGGTTCCGGCCGTCGCCATCACGCCCGAGCGGTTCGATGCGGATTTCTTCTCCATCGGCTCCAACGACCTCGTGCAATATACCTGCGCCGTCAGCCGCGAGGAGGCCGCCGCCGCCCGGCTCGGCTCGGCCGCCGACCCATCGGTGCTGGCGCTGATCGCGCGTGTCGCCGCGCATGGCCGCCTGTCGGGGCGCGAGGTCGGCCTGTGTGGCGATGCCGGCGGCGATCCGCTATTGGTTCCGGCTCTTCTAGCCGCGGGCCTGCGGTCTCTCTCCGTCCAGCCCGAGCTGGCGGGAGCGGTCAAGGCCGCGATCGCCGGCCTCGACCTCGCCACGGACACATGA
- the dhaK gene encoding dihydroxyacetone kinase subunit DhaK: MKKLINDVATVLDESLDGFAAAHAELIEMDGERRFVRRRAASPGKVALVSGGGSGHEPLHAGFVGQGMLDAAVPGAIFTSPTPDRILAAIEAVDAGAGALLIVKNYEGDVMNFEMAAEMATGRVASVLVDDDVAVDNSSYSIGRRGVAGTLVVEKILGAAAEQGMDLDALTALAGRVSAATRSMGVALSSCTVPAAGKPTFELGEDEIEIGVGIHGEPGRRRGPMAPAATIVNELLDAILADLKPAAGARCLLFVNGFGGTPSGELYLVYDAARRRLAKDGLDVARSLVGTYVTSLEMAGCSLTVTVLDDELAALWDAPVRTPALCW, translated from the coding sequence ATGAAGAAGCTCATCAACGACGTCGCCACGGTGCTGGACGAGAGCCTCGACGGCTTCGCCGCCGCCCATGCCGAGCTGATCGAGATGGACGGCGAGCGCCGCTTCGTGCGCCGCCGCGCGGCCTCGCCCGGCAAGGTGGCGCTGGTTTCGGGCGGCGGCTCGGGCCACGAGCCGCTGCATGCCGGCTTCGTCGGGCAGGGGATGCTGGACGCGGCGGTGCCGGGCGCGATCTTCACCTCGCCGACACCCGACCGCATCCTCGCCGCGATCGAGGCCGTCGACGCCGGGGCCGGGGCTCTTCTCATCGTCAAGAACTACGAGGGCGACGTGATGAACTTCGAGATGGCGGCCGAGATGGCGACGGGGCGGGTGGCCAGCGTTCTGGTCGACGACGACGTCGCGGTCGACAATTCGTCCTACAGCATCGGCCGGCGCGGCGTCGCCGGAACGCTGGTGGTCGAGAAGATCCTCGGCGCCGCGGCCGAGCAGGGCATGGACCTCGACGCGCTGACGGCGCTGGCCGGGCGGGTCAGTGCCGCGACGCGGTCGATGGGCGTGGCGCTCAGCTCCTGCACCGTGCCGGCCGCCGGAAAGCCGACCTTCGAGCTCGGCGAGGACGAGATCGAGATCGGCGTCGGCATCCATGGCGAGCCGGGCCGCCGCCGCGGGCCGATGGCGCCCGCCGCGACGATCGTGAACGAGCTGCTCGATGCGATCCTCGCCGACCTCAAGCCCGCCGCCGGCGCGCGCTGCCTGCTGTTCGTCAACGGGTTCGGCGGCACGCCCTCGGGCGAGCTCTATCTCGTCTACGACGCGGCCCGCCGCCGCCTCGCGAAAGACGGGCTCGACGTGGCGCGCAGCCTCGTCGGAACCTATGTCACCTCGCTCGAGATGGCCGGCTGCTCGCTGACGGTGACGGTGCTGGACGACGAGCTGGCAGCCCTGTGGGACGCGCCGGTGCGCACCCCGGCGCTGTGCTGGTAG